A window from bacterium encodes these proteins:
- a CDS encoding insulinase family protein — MKKTILLLFFLFQNAYSQYTVTEHKDGEYTYKTVNGDLLGARIYTLKNGLTVYLSVYKNAPRIQTYVVLRTGSKQDPSDATGLAHYLEHLLFKGTDRYGTKDYAKEKIELDKIENLFEMHRASKDTAQRKLIYHQIDSISGVAAQYAIANEFDKMLSDIGAKGTNANTWYDRTIYINDIPSNALEKWLAIESERYRNPVFRIFHTELEAVYEEKNRTLDSDARKIFYTVMASLFKNHTYGTQTGIGTIEHLKNPSLKKIREFYNTYYVPNNMALCLSGDFDPDVTIRQIDKYFSGFKSKDVPKYTFKPEEEITAPIVKTVMGPSAESVTLAYRFPGANHPDAKTLTLIDRLLTNSTAGLIDLNLEQKQKVLSAGCSAEIYADYSIHIFSGQPREGQTLEEVKDLLLGQIDLVKKGEFDESMIQAIAKNMKIEQMQAFENNGGRTEAFADAFMNGISWENYVAGIDAISKISKNDVVKIANQYYKNNYVVVYKKTGADTTIQKIEKPKITPVTLSRQDRSEFQNEILKMKEEKLKPVFLDFKKDIKELKLNNGITLQYLKNTENQLFTIYYLLDMGSQHDPKLEYAIDLLQYLGTDKYSAEQIRKEFYKLGCSFGVSAGADQSFVFLNGLEESFDDGLKLFEHLLKNAKPDQEALNLLVQGEIKKRTDAKLSKSNILFGGLNNYATYGAVNPFTDVLSEETLKALKAEELVQKLHDLTSYSHRVLYYGSRNDENLVRSLNTIHQTPAQFKPVPTKKEYARADIKTTKVYFVPYDMVQTEIIWLSKSESYHPEWAPTVGLYNEYFGGGMSSIVFQTIRESKALAYTVFARYIPPSKKTDPYYLLAYVGTQADKMKEAIDGVNDLLNNLSYSEIQFESAKQAIKSRIESERITKTGILFSYEAAKKLGLNYDLRQSIYQKIDQITFDDVKKFQETYIKNKPAVYCIIGSKDRIKMDDLKKYGEVVELTLKDIFGY, encoded by the coding sequence ATGAAGAAAACGATCCTTTTGCTGTTTTTTCTGTTTCAAAACGCCTACTCCCAATACACCGTCACCGAACACAAAGATGGCGAATATACTTATAAAACAGTTAACGGAGATCTGCTTGGCGCACGGATATATACATTGAAGAACGGATTGACCGTCTATTTGTCCGTTTACAAAAATGCACCGCGTATTCAAACGTATGTCGTTCTTCGCACCGGAAGCAAGCAGGATCCGTCCGATGCAACGGGATTGGCGCATTATCTCGAACATTTGCTTTTCAAAGGAACGGATCGTTACGGAACGAAAGATTATGCCAAAGAAAAGATCGAACTTGATAAAATTGAAAATCTTTTTGAAATGCATCGCGCATCCAAAGACACTGCCCAGCGAAAATTAATCTACCATCAGATCGATTCAATTTCAGGAGTAGCAGCGCAGTACGCGATTGCCAACGAATTCGACAAAATGTTATCCGACATCGGCGCAAAAGGGACCAACGCCAATACGTGGTACGACCGCACGATATACATCAACGATATTCCGTCCAATGCACTTGAAAAATGGCTCGCAATCGAATCGGAAAGATATCGTAATCCGGTTTTCAGGATTTTCCATACTGAACTGGAAGCGGTATATGAAGAAAAAAACAGAACATTGGATAGTGATGCCCGGAAAATTTTCTACACGGTCATGGCATCGTTATTTAAGAATCATACGTACGGTACGCAAACGGGCATCGGAACTATCGAACATTTGAAAAATCCGTCTCTCAAAAAAATCCGTGAATTTTACAACACCTATTATGTTCCCAATAACATGGCGCTTTGTCTTTCCGGAGATTTCGATCCGGATGTTACCATCCGCCAGATTGATAAATATTTCAGCGGTTTCAAATCCAAAGATGTTCCAAAGTACACTTTCAAACCGGAAGAAGAAATTACTGCTCCGATTGTCAAAACAGTAATGGGGCCCAGCGCTGAATCCGTCACACTCGCATACCGTTTTCCCGGCGCAAACCATCCCGATGCCAAAACGCTCACGCTTATTGACCGGCTGCTGACCAACAGCACAGCCGGATTGATCGATCTCAATCTCGAACAAAAACAAAAAGTCTTGAGCGCAGGATGTTCGGCAGAAATTTATGCTGATTACAGTATTCATATTTTTTCAGGTCAGCCGCGCGAAGGCCAGACTCTTGAAGAAGTCAAAGACTTGCTTTTAGGACAAATTGACTTGGTAAAAAAAGGCGAGTTCGATGAATCGATGATTCAAGCCATTGCAAAAAACATGAAAATTGAACAAATGCAGGCTTTTGAAAATAATGGAGGAAGAACGGAAGCGTTTGCCGATGCTTTTATGAATGGGATTTCATGGGAAAATTATGTTGCCGGTATCGATGCCATTTCCAAGATCTCCAAAAACGACGTTGTCAAAATCGCTAACCAATACTATAAAAATAATTATGTTGTTGTGTATAAAAAAACCGGAGCCGATACGACGATTCAAAAAATTGAGAAACCGAAAATAACACCGGTAACTCTCAGCCGTCAGGATCGCAGCGAATTTCAAAATGAAATTCTCAAGATGAAGGAAGAAAAACTCAAACCGGTATTTCTCGATTTCAAAAAGGACATTAAAGAATTAAAATTGAATAACGGTATTACGCTGCAGTACCTCAAAAACACTGAGAACCAGCTTTTTACTATTTATTATCTGCTCGACATGGGAAGTCAGCACGACCCTAAATTGGAATATGCCATTGATTTGCTGCAGTATCTTGGAACTGATAAATATTCTGCCGAACAAATCCGTAAAGAGTTTTATAAACTCGGATGCAGTTTTGGAGTTTCTGCCGGGGCCGATCAATCATTTGTTTTTTTGAATGGATTGGAGGAAAGTTTTGACGATGGATTAAAGCTGTTCGAACATCTTTTGAAAAATGCCAAACCGGATCAGGAAGCTTTGAATTTACTTGTTCAGGGCGAGATTAAAAAACGTACTGATGCAAAATTAAGTAAATCCAACATACTTTTCGGAGGTTTGAATAATTACGCAACGTACGGCGCTGTCAATCCATTTACGGACGTTTTGTCTGAAGAAACACTCAAAGCTTTGAAAGCTGAAGAATTGGTTCAAAAACTTCACGATCTTACTTCCTATTCTCATCGGGTATTATATTACGGATCACGGAATGATGAAAACCTCGTGCGATCACTCAATACAATTCATCAGACGCCGGCTCAGTTCAAACCGGTTCCCACGAAAAAAGAATACGCTCGAGCCGATATAAAGACCACTAAAGTTTACTTTGTGCCATATGACATGGTACAAACCGAGATCATTTGGTTAAGTAAATCCGAGTCCTACCATCCCGAATGGGCGCCAACGGTTGGTTTGTACAACGAATATTTCGGCGGCGGAATGTCGTCGATCGTTTTTCAAACAATTCGTGAGTCAAAGGCGCTGGCGTACACCGTTTTTGCACGTTATATTCCGCCTTCCAAAAAAACAGATCCTTATTATTTACTCGCCTACGTCGGCACACAAGCCGACAAAATGAAAGAAGCGATCGATGGGGTCAATGACTTACTGAACAACCTTTCGTACTCGGAAATTCAGTTTGAGTCAGCCAAACAAGCGATCAAAAGCCGCATCGAATCGGAAAGGATAACCAAAACAGGGATTTTGTTTAGTTATGAAGCGGCAAAAAAACTCGGACTCAATTACGACTTACGCCAAAGTATATACCAGAAAATCGATCAAATTACCTTTGATGATGTGAAAAAATTTCAGGAAACGTATATCAAAAACAAACCTGCCGTGTATTGCATTATCGGATCGAAAGACCGGATTAAAATGGACGACTTGAAAAAATATGGAGAGGTTGTTGAGTTGACGCTAAAAGATATTTTTGGTTATTAA
- a CDS encoding MBL fold metallo-hydrolase: MKFTLLGTRGSRPILTPQRTKYGGNTTAFKVTIDGMAPIYIDGGTGIFREGVAVMNNGSQPFHAHFLITHTHWDHILAFPFFTPLFEKGTKITIMGPRSEKYDVKSLFEHQHDKGLIPIPFDMFKDRIDFVELHPNQRFKIGEADIQTVQLNHQGLTLGYRIEHGGKSICIVTDHAPIEKNHLGILMKKWDKEDFTEKEKEFYETLVDFCDHADLMLHDTHFTKEGIKGKENWGHSSPEMAVDLAVRANVKKIILGHHAPEDMDEQVDMKIASAKAYIQSLGKGGSIEVVALSEGEEVWL, from the coding sequence ATGAAATTTACATTGCTCGGCACGCGCGGTTCCAGACCCATTCTGACGCCTCAACGTACTAAGTACGGGGGAAACACGACGGCTTTTAAAGTAACGATCGATGGAATGGCGCCTATTTATATAGACGGCGGAACCGGCATTTTCCGTGAGGGCGTTGCCGTCATGAATAACGGTTCGCAACCGTTTCATGCGCATTTCCTGATCACCCATACGCATTGGGACCATATCCTGGCCTTTCCGTTTTTTACACCGCTCTTTGAGAAAGGCACTAAAATTACAATCATGGGTCCGCGTTCGGAAAAATACGACGTCAAATCGCTTTTTGAGCATCAACACGATAAAGGATTGATTCCAATTCCATTTGATATGTTCAAAGATCGTATCGATTTTGTTGAACTGCATCCCAATCAGCGATTCAAAATCGGCGAAGCCGATATACAAACGGTTCAACTCAATCATCAAGGTCTCACATTGGGATACCGGATCGAACATGGTGGTAAATCGATTTGTATTGTGACCGATCATGCACCGATTGAAAAGAATCATCTCGGTATTTTAATGAAAAAATGGGATAAAGAAGATTTTACCGAAAAAGAAAAAGAATTTTACGAGACATTGGTGGATTTTTGTGATCACGCCGATTTGATGTTACACGATACGCATTTTACCAAAGAGGGCATCAAAGGCAAGGAAAATTGGGGGCATAGTTCGCCGGAAATGGCAGTTGATCTTGCGGTTCGTGCGAACGTAAAGAAAATAATTTTAGGTCATCATGCGCCGGAAGACATGGATGAACAAGTCGATATGAAAATTGCTTCGGCTAAAGCCTATATTCAATCGCTTGGCAAAGGTGGATCGATCGAAGTCGTTGCGTTGAGCGAAGGGGAGGAAGTATGGCTTTAG
- the metG gene encoding methionine--tRNA ligase, producing MSESKEHKRILVTSALPYANGPSHIGRLTGAYIPADIYVRYQRLMKRDIVYICGSDEHGVPITIQAEKESVKPQQLVDRYHAMILDEFTRMGISFDHYSRTSAPIHYETAQEFFLEVYEKGILKKKTQQQWYDEKAAMFLSDRYVEGTCPICQNPEARGDQCERCGTYLDQMQLINPKSKVTGTVPVAKETTHWYLPLGDFQPALEKWIGEKTHWKDNVLNYCKGWFQQKLEDRAYTRDLEWGVPVPKTDRKGNTIEGAERKVIYVWFEAVLGYISATKEWARKIGQNERWRDYWQKEDTKLVHFIGKDNIVFHAIIFPAITIAYNQNHRKDDTFVLVSEIPACEFLNLEGAKLSTSRNYAVWVKDYLEKFPPDPLRYTLTSILPESKDSDFSWKDFQARNNSELADILGNFINRSLTFTVKNFDHKVPTPGKLTQSDLAMLVEIKQAQKEVGEFIERFRFRDACKRFMDLARAANKYFNDSEPWKKIKTDREQCATTLYVSVQVVRALAIVMLPFIPFTAERVWRMLNLSGKAEEQNWSEIGETTVDSGHTLGNVEIVFAKIDDDIIQKEVDLLNATIEKKAAETAATAKVEPAKPTIPFDDFMKVDLRSATVLHAEKIKGSSKLLRLELDLGYEKRQVVSGLAKFYKPEELIGKQIILVANLKPATIYGVESNGMVLTAGNDETLKLLAPEQVIPNGLRVS from the coding sequence TTGTCAGAATCGAAAGAACACAAACGTATTCTGGTTACCAGTGCATTGCCGTATGCCAATGGTCCCAGTCACATCGGCCGCCTGACAGGTGCATACATCCCCGCTGATATTTATGTACGATACCAGCGTCTGATGAAACGCGACATTGTATATATCTGCGGGAGCGATGAACACGGAGTTCCGATTACTATTCAAGCCGAAAAAGAAAGCGTCAAACCCCAACAATTGGTTGATCGCTATCATGCGATGATTTTGGATGAATTTACGCGTATGGGTATTAGCTTTGATCACTACTCCAGAACATCGGCGCCGATTCATTACGAAACAGCCCAGGAATTTTTTCTGGAAGTGTATGAAAAAGGCATTCTCAAAAAGAAAACGCAGCAGCAATGGTATGATGAAAAAGCCGCCATGTTCCTTTCCGATCGTTATGTCGAAGGCACATGCCCGATTTGCCAAAACCCGGAAGCCCGCGGCGATCAATGCGAAAGATGTGGCACGTACCTCGATCAAATGCAATTGATCAATCCGAAAAGTAAAGTTACCGGAACCGTACCTGTTGCCAAAGAGACTACGCACTGGTATTTGCCACTCGGTGATTTTCAGCCTGCTCTTGAAAAATGGATCGGTGAGAAAACACATTGGAAGGATAACGTACTCAATTATTGTAAAGGCTGGTTCCAGCAAAAGCTTGAAGATCGCGCCTATACGCGAGATTTAGAATGGGGCGTTCCTGTTCCAAAAACTGATCGTAAAGGCAACACTATCGAAGGAGCTGAGCGTAAAGTTATTTACGTTTGGTTCGAAGCTGTGTTAGGTTACATTTCGGCTACGAAAGAATGGGCAAGAAAAATCGGACAAAACGAACGGTGGCGCGATTATTGGCAAAAAGAGGATACAAAGTTAGTTCACTTCATCGGTAAAGATAACATCGTTTTCCATGCGATCATTTTTCCCGCGATTACAATCGCCTATAATCAAAATCATAGGAAGGATGATACGTTCGTATTGGTTTCTGAAATTCCGGCCTGTGAGTTTTTAAATCTGGAAGGTGCGAAATTATCGACGAGCCGAAATTATGCTGTCTGGGTAAAAGATTATCTGGAAAAATTTCCGCCGGATCCGTTACGGTATACACTGACGTCGATCTTACCTGAATCAAAAGATTCAGATTTTTCATGGAAAGATTTTCAGGCTAGGAACAACAGTGAATTAGCCGACATTCTTGGTAATTTTATTAACCGTTCGCTAACCTTCACCGTTAAAAATTTTGATCATAAAGTTCCAACGCCCGGGAAATTGACGCAATCGGATCTCGCCATGTTGGTAGAGATCAAACAAGCTCAAAAAGAAGTCGGTGAATTCATAGAGCGTTTCCGATTCCGTGATGCCTGCAAACGTTTTATGGACTTAGCTCGCGCCGCCAATAAATATTTCAATGACAGTGAACCTTGGAAAAAAATCAAAACCGATCGTGAACAATGCGCCACGACTTTGTACGTCAGTGTGCAAGTTGTGCGGGCGCTTGCAATCGTGATGCTGCCATTTATTCCGTTCACAGCCGAACGTGTTTGGCGTATGCTGAATTTATCCGGCAAAGCCGAAGAACAAAATTGGTCTGAGATCGGCGAAACAACCGTTGATAGCGGACATACGCTTGGAAATGTTGAAATCGTTTTTGCGAAAATTGACGATGATATCATTCAGAAAGAAGTTGATTTATTAAATGCAACCATCGAAAAAAAGGCTGCCGAAACCGCAGCAACGGCAAAGGTCGAACCGGCGAAACCAACAATTCCGTTCGATGATTTTATGAAAGTCGACCTGCGCAGTGCGACCGTTCTTCATGCTGAAAAAATCAAAGGCAGCAGCAAGCTGCTTCGCCTTGAATTGGATTTAGGCTATGAAAAGCGCCAAGTCGTCAGCGGATTGGCAAAATTCTACAAACCGGAAGAATTGATAGGAAAACAAATCATCCTGGTAGCTAACCTGAAACCGGCTACCATTTATGGCGTCGAATCCAACGGCATGGTATTGACCGCTGGTAATGACGAAACATTGAAATTGCTTGCTCCTGAACAGGTCATTCCAAATGGTTTACGTGTATCATAA
- a CDS encoding outer membrane protein assembly factor, protein MNTFRFFAALIIVIFTADIMALGHATAQNDSLDSVGLKKNQLDWFPIVFWTPDTRFLGGAFLSYSIPKTVHGVEGHPTSIALPLVYTQEHQYMSGLEMEHYWNDERDRIKITAEYVKFFEDFYGIGNTLPEKNKEEFTPRRFSFQANYYKNVSGRFFAGLQYEYEDYSVVKAKSSGLIADMNLKGTTITSGLGLVAMLDTRNDEIYPRSGSFHQVSMVPFHSIIGSEKNFVRTTIDVRQYFRIAKSHVFAYQAYAALTSGHTPMNEMALFGGQNLMRGFYGGRYRDRQMIAAQAEYRLPLFWRFGMTGFAGIGDVANQVGDFRTNDLKVSGGVGLRFALDRKKQHNIRLDLAFGKNAVPAIGIGEAF, encoded by the coding sequence ATGAACACATTTCGTTTTTTTGCCGCTTTAATCATTGTAATCTTTACAGCCGATATTATGGCTTTAGGTCATGCTACGGCTCAAAATGACTCTCTTGACTCAGTAGGATTGAAAAAAAATCAATTGGATTGGTTTCCCATTGTTTTCTGGACGCCCGACACGCGATTTCTTGGCGGGGCTTTTTTGAGCTATTCTATCCCCAAAACCGTGCATGGAGTCGAAGGTCATCCGACTTCGATCGCGTTGCCGCTGGTTTACACGCAGGAACATCAATACATGAGCGGTTTGGAAATGGAGCATTATTGGAACGACGAGCGCGACCGCATTAAAATCACTGCCGAGTATGTCAAGTTTTTCGAAGACTTTTATGGCATTGGCAATACACTACCGGAAAAAAACAAAGAAGAATTTACGCCGCGTCGCTTCAGCTTTCAGGCCAATTACTACAAAAATGTTTCTGGAAGGTTTTTTGCAGGATTACAATATGAATATGAAGATTACAGCGTCGTCAAAGCCAAATCCAGCGGTTTGATTGCGGACATGAATCTTAAAGGAACGACGATTACATCGGGTTTAGGTCTCGTCGCAATGCTGGATACGCGTAACGATGAAATCTATCCGCGTTCAGGTTCTTTTCATCAAGTGTCCATGGTGCCTTTTCACAGCATCATCGGCAGTGAAAAGAATTTTGTGCGGACAACGATTGATGTTCGTCAATATTTTCGCATTGCCAAATCGCATGTGTTCGCGTACCAGGCCTACGCGGCTTTAACTTCCGGTCACACGCCGATGAATGAAATGGCGCTTTTTGGAGGTCAGAACCTGATGCGCGGATTTTACGGAGGCCGTTATCGCGACCGGCAGATGATTGCTGCTCAAGCGGAATACCGGTTGCCGCTTTTCTGGAGATTTGGAATGACCGGATTTGCCGGAATCGGCGACGTCGCCAATCAGGTTGGCGATTTTAGAACCAATGATCTAAAAGTTTCCGGCGGCGTTGGTTTACGGTTCGCTCTTGATAGAAAAAAACAACACAACATCCGGCTGGATTTAGCGTTTGGAAAAAACGCGGTACCGGCAATCGGAATCGGTGAAGCATTTTAA
- a CDS encoding hybrid sensor histidine kinase/response regulator, which produces MVENPKILVVEDDFQNRQLINIYLSRSGYDTVLAINGRDALDKLKTFTPDIIVSDISMPHMNGFELYDEVKNIPQLRSIPFIFLTAHSDTEKRRYGKEIGSDDYLTKPIEREDLIASIKGKLKRVHEIRSTTEAQMLRHVDDLKRNILSVITHEVNTPLFIIKMTANLLLDDTLQFNPNELQELLLRIKRSGERLDSLLKDFLISARIAMGEAKKEYEDAKQETDINFIVTHLQHKFQKIADAKNLTLETDFQSNLPILLLHVDQIADVVERLFHNAVKFNRDNGKIVMQTKLDDGKVVFEIEDTGIGISAKEIDKIFDKFYQVNRAEMEQQGAGLGLTIARDIARINGGNIVVESKEGVGSVFRLIFPV; this is translated from the coding sequence ATGGTTGAAAACCCGAAAATTTTAGTAGTTGAAGACGATTTTCAGAATCGTCAATTGATCAATATCTATCTGAGTCGATCCGGATACGACACGGTTTTGGCCATCAATGGTCGCGATGCATTGGATAAGCTCAAAACATTTACTCCGGACATCATCGTCAGTGATATCTCTATGCCGCACATGAACGGTTTTGAACTCTACGACGAGGTCAAAAACATCCCACAATTGCGATCGATACCGTTTATTTTTTTGACGGCACATTCGGACACTGAAAAACGCCGATATGGAAAAGAAATCGGATCGGATGATTATTTGACAAAACCAATTGAGCGTGAGGATTTAATTGCTTCAATAAAAGGCAAACTTAAGCGGGTTCATGAAATACGTTCGACAACCGAAGCGCAGATGCTTCGGCACGTCGATGATCTCAAACGTAATATTTTGTCGGTCATTACGCACGAAGTAAATACACCTCTTTTTATCATCAAAATGACGGCCAATTTATTGCTCGATGACACGTTGCAGTTTAATCCTAACGAACTACAAGAGCTTTTGCTGAGGATCAAACGAAGCGGTGAACGGCTTGATTCCTTGCTCAAAGATTTTCTTATCAGCGCCCGAATTGCTATGGGAGAAGCTAAAAAGGAATATGAAGACGCCAAACAGGAAACCGATATTAATTTTATCGTCACGCATCTCCAGCACAAGTTCCAGAAAATTGCCGATGCAAAAAATCTGACGCTGGAAACTGATTTTCAATCGAACTTACCGATTTTACTGCTGCACGTCGACCAGATCGCTGACGTTGTCGAACGGCTTTTCCATAATGCGGTTAAATTTAATCGCGACAACGGAAAGATCGTGATGCAGACTAAATTGGATGACGGCAAGGTAGTTTTTGAAATTGAAGATACGGGTATCGGTATTTCCGCGAAAGAGATTGATAAAATATTCGATAAATTCTATCAGGTCAATCGTGCTGAAATGGAACAGCAAGGAGCGGGGCTTGGGCTCACGATTGCGCGCGATATTGCAAGGATCAATGGCGGTAATATCGTTGTAGAAAGTAAAGAAGGCGTGGGGAGTGTTTTCAGATTGATTTTTCCAGTATAG
- a CDS encoding TlpA family protein disulfide reductase encodes MKTKIFQTILQVLACAAAIVLIFAVDAFISPAAADVHTAAAILFLIVGLLFAKTEALTTTQKLLAINLPLVGFLCVFAGVTDPITPIFSLTGIIFSAIGLLIRRKTVNYFKVSSMVVGGIIYAYIFGFVALPRLTANNKMTVTDTASPSFELVTLSNETLSSNDLKDQVVVLNFWATWCSNCVQEMPQFNTFAANYKGNDRVKILAVTMDAEGETLEKAKAYMNKKGYDIPLAFDKNMKTYQTLKLEDIPATVVIDKRGHVRMIHTGFGSQEDYSALLDEQVQSLLNE; translated from the coding sequence ATGAAGACAAAAATTTTTCAGACCATTTTGCAAGTGCTGGCTTGTGCAGCAGCGATCGTATTAATTTTTGCGGTTGATGCATTTATTAGCCCGGCTGCCGCTGACGTTCATACGGCAGCCGCCATTTTGTTTTTGATCGTCGGTTTGCTTTTTGCAAAAACGGAAGCGCTTACCACGACGCAAAAACTCTTAGCGATCAATTTACCTTTGGTCGGGTTTCTTTGCGTGTTTGCAGGAGTGACCGATCCCATAACGCCTATTTTTTCGCTCACTGGAATTATATTCTCTGCTATTGGCCTTCTTATCAGACGAAAAACGGTGAATTACTTCAAAGTTTCTTCTATGGTTGTTGGAGGTATTATTTACGCTTATATTTTTGGGTTTGTCGCATTGCCACGTTTAACCGCCAACAACAAAATGACCGTCACCGATACGGCTTCACCTTCGTTTGAATTGGTAACTTTAAGTAATGAAACTTTAAGCAGTAACGATCTGAAAGATCAGGTGGTTGTCCTTAATTTCTGGGCGACATGGTGCAGCAATTGCGTTCAGGAAATGCCCCAATTCAACACATTCGCTGCAAATTATAAGGGGAATGATCGTGTCAAAATATTGGCCGTTACTATGGATGCCGAAGGTGAGACGCTCGAAAAAGCCAAAGCTTACATGAATAAAAAAGGCTACGATATTCCTTTGGCTTTCGATAAAAACATGAAAACGTACCAAACTTTGAAACTCGAAGATATCCCGGCAACTGTGGTTATCGACAAACGTGGCCATGTTCGGATGATTCATACTGGGTTTGGCTCTCAGGAAGATTACTCCGCTTTGTTAGATGAACAAGTTCAGTCTTTGCTTAATGAATAA
- a CDS encoding MBL fold metallo-hydrolase: MALEVIFYGTRGSISAPHPDILKYGAHTPCIIITSGDRSIIIDAGFGIGFYSDHLANKMGEFHILISHFHWDHIQGLNYFGPVHHPKSTNHFYSPFKTEQMQDVMDIYFDGSYGPFNGWEALNSQFVFHRLSNQAVINGFNVSFKALNHTDPCYAYKISDGKHTIVYASDHEAIDNQVNRDFIEWAEGCDMLIHDAMYYDKEYETRIGWGHSTFDMACNNARKIKTRTTLLTHHEPLRSDAELDAIEKELRQKYPALNVLCAQQEIVYKP; this comes from the coding sequence ATGGCTTTAGAAGTTATTTTTTATGGAACACGCGGATCGATCAGTGCGCCGCATCCGGACATTTTAAAATACGGCGCTCATACGCCCTGTATCATCATCACCAGCGGGGATCGTTCAATTATCATTGATGCCGGATTTGGTATCGGCTTTTATTCCGATCACTTAGCCAATAAAATGGGTGAATTCCATATCTTAATTTCTCATTTTCATTGGGATCATATTCAAGGCTTGAATTATTTTGGTCCGGTTCATCATCCGAAAAGTACCAACCATTTTTATTCGCCTTTTAAAACCGAACAGATGCAGGACGTGATGGATATCTATTTCGACGGCTCTTACGGCCCGTTCAATGGTTGGGAAGCGCTGAACTCACAGTTTGTATTTCACCGTCTTTCCAATCAAGCCGTTATCAACGGTTTTAACGTCTCCTTTAAAGCTTTGAATCACACAGATCCATGTTATGCCTATAAAATCTCTGATGGCAAACACACGATTGTCTATGCCAGCGATCATGAAGCTATCGATAATCAAGTTAACCGGGATTTTATAGAATGGGCCGAAGGCTGCGATATGCTCATTCATGATGCGATGTATTATGATAAAGAATATGAAACGCGTATAGGTTGGGGCCACAGTACTTTCGACATGGCGTGCAACAATGCCCGTAAGATCAAAACCCGAACGACTCTTTTGACGCATCATGAACCGTTACGCAGCGATGCAGAACTGGATGCCATCGAAAAAGAACTAAGACAAAAGTATCCGGCACTAAACGTGTTATGTGCACAACAGGAAATTGTTTATAAACCTTGA
- a CDS encoding response regulator transcription factor, protein MKNKDTKTFYRVAIADDSHIIRERFTQWVKRCQGFEMIWEAETGQEAIEKFKSSRADIVILDIEMPNGHGISVLDEIKKIESETVVIMLTNYPLPPFRRRCLRAGADHFFDKSTEFEKVFETIQNMNINN, encoded by the coding sequence ATGAAAAACAAGGATACAAAAACTTTTTATCGCGTCGCAATTGCCGACGATTCGCACATCATTCGAGAACGTTTTACTCAATGGGTAAAACGTTGCCAGGGCTTTGAGATGATCTGGGAGGCTGAAACAGGGCAGGAAGCGATCGAAAAATTTAAATCCTCTCGCGCGGATATTGTGATACTGGATATTGAAATGCCAAACGGCCATGGCATATCGGTGCTTGACGAAATAAAAAAAATAGAATCGGAGACCGTGGTCATTATGCTCACTAATTATCCATTGCCTCCATTTCGAAGACGTTGTTTACGAGCCGGAGCGGATCACTTTTTTGATAAAAGCACTGAGTTTGAAAAAGTATTTGAAACTATTCAAAACATGAACATTAATAATTAA